One Synechococcus sp. Nb3U1 genomic window, CTGCCCCTGTTTGGGCTTTACCATTGTAGAGGGTATTGCGGCAGCCCGCATCCGCTTTCAAAATATGTTCAACGTTGGCGCGATCTCGTAGCTTCACTTCATGCTTTTCACAAGGGCGACCACAATTGGTATAGTCGGTTCCCTCTGACAAAAAAGCACAAAAGACACAATGTTCCATATGGAACATGGGCACATGCTGATGGATGGTTACCTCATACCAGTGGGCAGGGCCAGCTTTCAATAGGGATCCCAGTTGCTCATGGTTAAGATCATAAGAAGCGGTTAAGCGCTCAAGATTATACCGGGCTTTTAGATAATTGGCGGTGATGGGATTGGCCACATTCAAAGAAAAATCCCCAATACACTGTTTATCCTTAAAAAACTCCAGGTGATCATAATTTCTTACCAAATAGCCATCTGCCCCTGCAGCCAGCACCTGTTTCAAAATCCAGGTTTCTCCTGGTTTGGTGATACGGGGTGGAGCCACCCAAAGGTGCAGCTCAGGATGCAAAGTTTTGCTTGCGGAGATCACCTCTCGATACCGGCGTGGATCCTCAAATTCGAGGTAGATCTGTTGGATGCCGCTTTCGAGCACCGCTTGCAGTTGAGCCGGATCCCGCACCAAAACCGACAATTCTGGGGATCCCATTTCTGAACCTTCCAGGGCGTCCGTCCTGCTGGCCAGAGTCGGCAGGAGATCTTGCCAATGGGCCTCAGGTTTCAGTTGCCAGCGCTGGGGTTGAGCCCGCAAGACTTGCAATTGTTCTACGGCTTCGCGGCGCATTTGGTTGAGGGCACTCACGGGCAACATCACCGCTCCCTCCAGGCAATTGTGCAGGGATCCCAACTGGAAGGGGGTGGCTCCAAGGCGGCCTAGTTGCTCTCGTAGTTTTTCAGTGGAGAGAGGTTGGCGATGGGCGGGCACCAGCGGCATCGGCGAATCCACTTGCACAGTATGGCCCTGCTCATCCCGCAGGATCAGGGTGAGGAGGGATCCGGCTTGGCCGTGAACTTCGATATGGATAGGCCGCTGAAAGTGGGGGTGCTCCCCGGCATAACTTTGGCGAAGGCGTTTCTCCAATTCCGGATCACTGGTTTTCCAGAGGTGATCCCCAACTTGGATGCGTTTGAGATCGATATCCCCCTGTCCAAAACTGAGGAAGGCCCGTCCCTGCCTCTGTTCGATGCGGTAAACCCGCCCCCCCTGTTCCGGCCAATCCGGCTGCCCTTGGTCGAACACCACCCCATCCCCAGCCTTGAGAGGCGCTTCCAGGCGAATCTCCACTTGGTTAGGGAGGATCCCGAGCACCTGCCCCAAATAAACACCTCGTTTTTTCCCGAAGCGGGCGTGCACTAGCTCCTGGTTGTTGATGCCCCGAAACCAGCCCGTATACAGCCCCCGTGAAAAGCTCATCTCCAGCTCATAACGATCCTGACGAGAAAGCCGCCACGGTTGCTCCGCCCCCAGGGCATCCAAAGCTTGCCGATACACCCGCGTTACATTGGCTACATACTCTGGCGATTTGAGCCGCCCCTCGATCTTCAAACAGTGGATCCCAGCTTTAACCAACTCTGGCAACACCTCAAGCCCCGCCAAATCCTGTGGGCTGAGCAGGTAGCGTTTTTCCCCCAAGTCACGGCGGATCCCATCTACCACCAAGTCATAGGGCATGCGACAAGCCTGGGCACATTCCCCCCGATTGGCGGAGCGGCCCCCCAACGATTCGCTGGTCAAACATTGCCCAGAATAAGCCACACACAAAGCCCCATGCACGAACACCTCCAGAGGGAGGGCGGATCCCTTCTGAGCTAGGTGAGTGCGAATTTTATCGATCTCCTTCAGGGAACATTCGCGGGCCAATACCACTAGCTCACAGCCCAGTTGCTCAGCGAACTCCGCTCCCACCCCGCTTGTAATGGTCATTTGCGTAGAGGCATGAACGGGAAAATCCGGCGAGAGATGACGAATCAGACGCACCATGCCGATATCCTGCACAATCGCCGCATCCACCCCCGCTGCCACAATCGAGCGAATATAGCCCTCCGCCTCAGTCAGTTCAGAAGGAAAGACCAAAGTATTGAAGGTTACATAGCCCCGTACCCCTCGTTGGTGCAGCCAGGCCATCAACTCCGGTAGGTCAGCCTCCGTAAAGTTGCGGGCCCGCATACGCGCGTTGAACCGTTCCAGCCCAAAGTAAATGGCATCGGCTCCATTCTCCACAGCCGCCTTGGCACAGTCCCAATCTCCAGCTGGAGCCAAAAGAAGAGGAAGCCCACCAAGCTGGGCAGAGGCCCTTAAAGAAGAGGCAGTTTCTACAGAAGCACTCATGAAAGGGTGAAGGTTGGTGCTGGGATGACCACGGCAGTGTGCAGGACATGTGCCGCTGAGATCCTAACTTGTCTGTTGGGCAGCCGTTTCTGTTTTGACCCCCCAGGTTTCTAGAGCACTTGCTCGGCGGCAGGGATCCCTTCGTCATGCAAAAACAAAGAACCTGAAAGAAAGGACACCCTCTCCTCCAGGTCGAACGGCGGATCCCCAAAAAGGCCTAATGGATCCGTACCAGCAAACTACACAGAAGCCACCAGCACATTCAAGATCCCGGTCAGAATGCCGCTGAACAAGGCCAGAGTAATGTAACGACCGACAGCAGGCTTTTGACCCAAGAGCTGATCAGAAGCGCTGATGGTAAAGAACAAAGACCAAGCTTGAGTCGCGTTGATGGTCTCAAACTGGTTGAATTCAGGGGTGAAGATCTTGGCCATGGTTGGATGCTCCATAATGTTGCGCCTTTCTAAAGCAACCTTAACAAAAGTTAACTAAAGCTGCCATGTTTGCAACAATACCTGAGTCCACAGGGGATCCCCTTCGATGGCGAATTGTGGGTGAGAAGACCAATCCTTCCGAAGGGTGATGAAATGGGCTTGCCTGTAGCCACTCAACGCAGCAACACTTTCGGGGATAACAACAACGTCAGGGATCCCTGTCGGTAGTCAATCCGGCCTTCTAAAAACCGTACCTGGGCCAGACCGGCTTTTTTGAGGGTGATGGCTTGAGTGTGGCTGTTGGTGGGGCATAGCCCGATGGCCGCCTGCACCCACAGGCTCAAATCCGGCTGGTGACCGACCGAGGCCAAGGAGGTGAGGGGATCCTGCTGGGTTTGCCAGCGCACCAGATCGGCGAAACTTCCTCCTGGAGCCAGGGGTTCAAACACTTCTACGCTTTTGGTAAGTCCTTCATCTGAGAAGATCTCAGCCGTTTGTCGGGCTCGCACCAGGGGGCTAGTCAGAATCAGGTTCCACTTCCAGCCCATCTCCTTGAGTTGGCGGGCAATCTTGCGACAGCGTTTGCGGCCCTCGTCTGTCAGTGCCCGAAAAGCATCTTCCATCTCCGCCTGAGGTTCTTCGGCAATGCCGTGGCGAATGAAATCTACAGAAAGAGCCTCTAGCGAATTTTTTATCTCCGCTGCATTGTGGTGCTCATCGCTGTGCTCGACCTCAGAAACCATTGACCCACTCAAAGCTCAGCTCTCTCAGAATACTGCCCTTGAGGTGAGGTTGCTGCGGCAGCTAGGGAACCAAGGAACCCTGCAAAGTAACTCCCTTGCTGCCATAATCTATTCCCAACAGCAATGCACGCTGCCGGGCTTGCCGCTACCCTTTCTAGAGCTACCCCTGCTAGAGGCGTTGGCTTACCAGAGTACGCCCCTCCTGGGTGTAGAGTTGCCAATAGTTCCAGTAGTTGCCAAACACCGACTTGACGTAACCCCGGGTCTCAGCAAACGGGATCTGCTCCACAAACAGGTCGGGATCCGTGAGGCCGTACTGATTCAACCATCTGCCGACATTGCCGGGGCCGCCATTATAACTGGCCAAAGCCAGCATGGTGTTGTCTTGGTAGGTGCGATGGGTGTAGTCCAAATACCAGGATCCCAAGTAGAGGTTATCGGCGGGGTTGGTGAGGCTATATTGGGCTAGGCCAATCTGCTGAGCAATCCATTGCCCCGTGGCGGGCATCACCTGCATTAAGCCCAAAGCCCCAGATACTGAGACGATCTCTGGTTCAAACCGTGATTCCTGCCGGATCAGAGAAGCCACCATCAACGGGTTGAGGTTAAATTGCCGGGACCAGCGGGCCATGCCGGATTGGGTGTAGGGATCCCCGCCCCAAGAATTGTCTGGGTTGGCGTAGTAGTGCAGTGGATAAATGGCTTGCCAGAAATCCTGCCGTTGCTTCAACGTATCCAACATAGGATCCGGATCCTCGCTGAAGCGCAGAGCTGTCACTTGGTTAATGCCCCGCAGATGCTCCCCGGCACTGTTGCGCAAAATACCCGTGACAAAGCGTTCTGTAATGCTCATTTGTCGGGGATCTCGTTGGACGGGGGTTTCTCCCTGCCAGCGTTCCCAGGCCAGTTGCCTCGCCCCAATCAGATGTAGGGTTTGAGTGGCATCGGAAACGTCCGGCAGCGGTAGACGCACCGGCTCAAAATCCACCTCTACCGCCTTGCGACCACTACCAAAATCCCCCACAGGCCAGCCCAGTTGTACCGCCGACCGCCAGCCGTAGTAGGTATGGGGAAACTGGTTCAACACCAACTGATAGGTTTGTCGGGCCGCTTCTGCATCCCCCTGTTGTTCTCGCCATTTGCCCGCCCAGTAGAGCAGTTGAGCCCCCATTTCCGTATCCCGTTGGCCGGATCCCACCTGTTGGGCGATGGCAATGGCTGAGTTGAGGTTGCCCGCTTGGGCTTGGTTCCAAGCTATTGTCCAGGCGGCGTTGGCGGCGGCTTCGCTGTGGGGAAAACGATCCCAGAGGGCTTGGCGAGTGGCTTGGGCCGATTGGGGGCTGGCGTTGCGATCGTACAGTTGGCTGAGGCTGAGCAGGGCTTCCGGGGCTTCTTTATCAGAACCAGATCCCACCTGTTTGAGCAACTCAATGGCTGTGGGCAGGTCGCTCAGATCCGCTAGGCGGCGACGGGTGAGAGAGGCATCTGGCCCATCGGGAAACTGCGCCAGCAGGGCTTGGTAGGCGGCTATCGCCTGAGGGAATTCCCGCGAGATCTGGTGGCTACGGCCCCAGCGGTAGAGATTTTGAGAAGTAGCCGGGGCACGACCGTAGGCACGGGCCGCTTTGCCGTATTCCCGCTGTTCCCAATAGGCATCGGCAATGATCTGCCAATCCGCAGATGAAAGGGATCCCTCCTGAGCTTGCCGCCAGCGATCCAACAGGGGCGTTAACCCAGAGGTTTGCGGATGATGTTGGGCCAAATCCCGCAGCAGGTCATAGCGTTCTGGGCTGAGACCCAGCAAATACTTGAGGGCACGTCCAGTGACCGGGTGGGTGGGAAATTGCTGCCGTAGTTCATCCGCACGTCCCATGCCCCAGAGGGCATAGGCAGCGACAGGGCTATTGGGGTATTCCTCTAGAACCTTGGGCCACCAAACCCCTTGGGCTGTTTCTTTATCTCGTAATGTTTCGTAGGCTTGAGCCCGCAGTTTCCAAATTTCATCAGTGAGAACCGGCAGGCTGTCTTCTAACCCCTCTAAGTGTCGTAGAGCAGATTCGGCTTGGCCGGCTTGCAGAGCAGCATAGGCTTGCAAAAAGGCAGTGGTGGAAGATACGGGGAGTTGGCTGGCATCTAGAGGACTGGAAGCCACTTCCAGAGGCCCTGCTTGAGAGCGGTAATCTCCATCCGCTTGCCAGGATCCCCAGATGGCCCCACCCAGGGCGGATCCCGTCATCAATACACCGGTAGCCAATCCTGCCCAGAGCCGTTTGTTGTTTGTCAGGATCTCCATGCTTTCTCTCCCCACAACCTTCGACTACGATACAGCCTTTTCCAGCGTTATCTGATATGGCAGATTCAGGTCAATCCCTTGCTCTATAAGGTTTTTTGCCTAGCTCAAGGGCCTGCGTGAAGTCGGAAAAGGCTGTACTGAACCTGACTTCAATTGAGCTACCGGAAAACGGGTTTTTCGATAACACTCTGCGGCAACCGATCTGTGGCGGTATGGCCAGAAAATCTGGACAGTACCGCTGTAGCGAACTAGCCTAGAGGCAATTCTTCTCGTCCCAAGCTGTTTCATGTGGTGGGATCCATGCTCAGACCCAGTTTTCTGTTCTCCGGATCGGCCCTGTTGGGGATGTTGTCGCTGTTGCTGATGGGTGGTGAGTGTAGCTGGGTGGCATGGCGGCAACGCTCGCTGACGCAGGTTCCTTTACAAGCTTTAGCAGAATCGGCTGGCCCGTCCGATGGGGCCTTTTGGCTCTTTGAAGATGAGCCGGATCCCACACCACTGTTGACTCACCAAGCCCAACTACAGGAACGGGTGCAAGAGCTGGAACAACGCTCCCAATCGCACCAACAGCAAGCCCATCAATTACTTTCTCATCCACGCCGCGGGATCCCTCACCAAACGCCCATTGCCGCCCGCTCCAACCCAACCCTTACCTCATCGGCACGGCCTCGCCGTCAGGATCCCACCCTTTCTCAAGCCGCTTCTCAACCGGCTGCCCCCAATTACCTGGCGCGGCTAACCCGCCAGATTGAGCAGGAACCGGGAAATGCCCGGCTTTATCTGCAACGAGCGCAACACTTCTGGCATCAATCCCAGGAGGATCCCTTTGCTGTGCCTCAACCGGAGCAGGCTTCTGCCATCGCCCATTTGATGCGCTCTGCTCTACGGGATCTAAACATTGCGATTGCCTTGGATCCTTATCTCAGTGAAGCCTATCTGCTCAAGGCCAAAATTCAATACGAGCGCTTGCGGGAACCCGAGCAAGCCCTGGTGACACTGTCCCCTCTGGATCGCTTCGCCTATCGCAACCCGCAACTGCACCTGATGCGCTCCCGCATTTGGGCTGAACAAGGGCATTTGGAATCCGCCTTTGATGTCTCTCACCTGGCCATTGAGCTGGCACAACAAAGCCAGAACAAAGCGGATCTGTTTGAGGCCTACGTCCATCGGGGCTTGATGTGGGGTAGCGTTTGTGATTTGAGCTTAGCCATGCAGGACTTTAGCCGAGCCATCGATCTGCTGCCCCATCGCGGGGATCCCTATTACTATCGCGGGATTGCGGGGGCCTATTTGGGCTCTGAGCCTCGGTGCGCGGCGGCGGATCTGGGCAGTGCTTTGATGTTGTGGCGGGCTTCGGGCACGGGATCCCCAGCGCGGCTGGAACACGCAGAAGCGGTCAGGATGGAACTTTTGCAGCAGCTGCGTCAATAACTTGCCCAGTGTTTTGGGGTCTGGTTTCGAGAACATTCGGCAGGTACAGAAACAGGTATAGAAGAGGGATGGAAGACTGAGCGGTCCTCTGAGGGGTCTCTACTCCGAATGGGGGATCTTGACTTGCTGGGGGCAATTGGCAAGTCGACCCGTACAAAGCCAGGATGTTATGAGTGCCTACTACTGCAGCAGGATTCTTCAGAGCCAAGCGGAATGATGAGCCGACGACAATTGACGATCTCTGTGTCTTCAGTGGCCCTAGTGGTGGCGACGGGGATGCTGCTTCTGTTGTTGTGGCAACTGCGAAGCCTGGTGCTGACAGTGATGATCGCAGTGGTGGTGGCCGCGGCGCTGGCTCCCCTGGTGGATATGGCGGAGCGGATGCGGATCCCTCGCTGGCTAGCGGTGGTGGTAGTGTATCTGAGCCTGATTGCCGGGATCACAGGGTTGGCTCTGTTGATCGGCCCGACGGTAGTGACCCAGACCGAACGGTTGCTGGTGAAATTGCCCTCTTATCTAGAGCGGTTGCAGTTGCTGGTGGATACCTGGATTACGGATCTGGCAGGGGTGGATCCGGCGGTGATCGACTATTTGAATCAGGTACTCAACCCACAATCCATCACAGCGTGGGCGATTCGCTCTGGGCAACAGTTGTTGGTGCAATCCTATGACTTCACGCGGGGCTTACTGGGGGCGTTGCTGACCACCTTGCTGACGATTTTTATCTCTGGCTACATGTTGGTGAGCGGTTCTGGCCTGATTCAGGGTTTGGTGGAGCTGTTTCCGTACCCTTGGAATGAGCGGTTGGCCCAACAGGTGCACCCGATGGCCCAGCGGATGGGGGGCTATATCCAGGGTCGCGTGCTGGTTTCCGCCATTTTGGGGGTGATGATCACCGTCTCGTTGCGCTTTTTGGGCCTGTCGGAGTTTGCTATCGCCTTGGGGGTAATTGCCGGATTTACCAACCTCATCCCCTTCATTGGGCCAGTGCTGGGATCCCTGCCTGCTCTGGTGGTGGCGATTGTGCAAGGAGGCTGGACCTTCTTGTGGGTGCTGATCCTCTATGTAGCCATCCAAAACCTGGAAACCTACGTATTGGATCCCCTGTTGGTGGGATCCTCTGTGCGGGTGAAACCCCTGTACCAGTTGTTGGCGGTGTTAGGGGGTACGCAGTTATTGGGTATCATCGGGGCGGTGATTGTTCCTCCTTGGGTGGCGGGTGCGGCAGTGCTGCTAGAAAATCTCTACCTGAAGCCTAAGCAGGAGGCAGAAACCCAAGCGAAATTGCATCCGGATCCCTCCCATCCGTATGCCTCTGCCCCGCCAGCCTCAGCCGGTAATGGTCATCTGGTCTCGGAACAGGATGTCCAAGGAGCTGGATTTGAAGAGATCCCTGCAGTCAGTCCTGGTTCTCAGGAGTCTGAGGAAGCTGATCTACCCCTTTCGGGGCGCAAAGGCTGAATGAATGTGTGTGAGGGATCCTTGGTGGCCCATCCACATCAGCAGGCCCTAGGCCAGTCCTTAATGGTGGTAGGAACTTCCTCCCATGTGGGCAAGACACTGCTGGTGACGGCTCTGTGCCGCATTCTCAAAAGAGCGGGGAAAAGGGTTGCCCCCTTCAAGGCTCAAAATATGTCTCTCAATGCCTACGTGACTGCCGAGGGCAAAGAGATCGCCTACGCGCAGGCCCTGCAAGCCTGGGCATCTGGGATCCCGCCTGCGGTGGAAATGAACCCGATCCTCCTCAAACCACAGGGGAACCTCACTTCCCAAGTGATCTTGAATGGGGTAGCAACAGGCACCTACCGAGCCGGAGAATATTACGAACGCTGGTTTGAACCCGGCTGGCAAGCTGTGACCGCAGCCCTGGCCCACCTACAACACTATTACGACTGGATTATCTGTGAGGGAGCAGGTAGTCCGGCAGAAGTCAACCTCAAACATCGGGATCTGGTGAACATGCGAGTCGCCTTGCATCTGGGATCCCCCACTTGGTTGGTAGCAGATATCGACCGCGGCGGGGCCTTAGCCCATGTGGTGGGTACACTCCAACTGCTGGAGCCAAAAGAACGCGCTTTGATCCGGGGCATTGTGATCAACAAATTTCGGGGTTCCCGAGAACTCTTGCAGCCGGGGCTGGATTGGCTAGAAAACTACACAGGGATCCCTGTGGTTGGGGTCTTACCTTGGCTAGATTTGGCTCTGCCCCAGGAAGATTCCCTGGGGATCGAAGCCATGAGTCGGGCCCAGCCACAACTCTTAGAAGATCGGCGAGAAAGTGTCAGTCAGAGGGCTTTGAGCGGATCCCAGTTGGAGATCGCCGTGATTCGTTTGCCCAAGATCGCCAATTTCTCGGATTTTGACCCTCTAGTGGCGGAGCCAAGTGTTCGTCTGCGTTGGGTGCACCCCGGTGAGGCATTGGGATCCCCGGATGTCGTCATTCTACCCGGCAGCAAAACCACCCTTGCAGATCTATTCACCCTCGCAAAGACAGGCTTGGCCGACCAACTGCGTCAGTACTCCGGGCAGATTGTCGGCATTTGCGGCGGTCTACAGATGTTGGGGGAAAAGATCACGGATCCCGAGGGAATAGAAGGAGTTGCGGGTACCTATCCTGGGCTGGGGTTTCTCCCCCTGACAACGATCCTCGAACCCATCAAAGTTACACAGCAGATCCAGACCCATATTCAATGGCCTACCCAGGCTCCCATCCTGGGTTACGAAATTCACCAGGGATCCACTCAGGCACATCCTGCTGGCTGTCTATCTCTGTTCGAGCGAGAGAACTTAGGTTGGCGGGATCCGTCCGGTCGGGTTTGGGGCAGCTACCTACACGGCCTCTTCGACAACCACCTTTGGCGACGGCAATGGCTCAACCAACTCAGACGACAAAAAAATTGGGATCCCTTGCCAGAACTGGAAGGCCATTACTCTCAGCAACGGGAGCAACTGCTAGAACACTTGGCGGATCTGTGGCAACCCCATCTGGAGTTGAGCCTGTTTTCGGGGTGAATGCCGCAAACAGAGGGTTGACCCTAGCTTTCGCGATCTGAAAAAACTTACGGGAGCAGAAAACCTTGTTCATCGAAGACTGCAATGCATCAACCCGGAAAACATGATTTAATAATCTTAACAAAACTTAAATAAGAGTCTAAAGGATTACTATGTTTCCATAAAGAGCAGCTAATACTGTGAAGTTTGCGGCGAGAAAATTGGCATTACTACTGTTTTTCGCGGAGTGGCACAGACCTTGTTGATACTTCTGACTGGAATTGGCAGTAGTCATTATTACTGGTTTGTCTCCATCCCAGAGGTTTTCAGAGCCAACGTCATGAATAATGCTTAGAATAAAACTGAACGGTAAAAATTGCATTTGTTTATGGAGAAAGTAATATCTTTGGCTATCACCCTGAAAGAAAGTGTCTGTAGCCAACTCAGTCAGTGGGCCAAAGAGCAGGGGCTTGTTCTTTCTTCTGAAGAGCCAATTGCGCAGGAGGCTCTTGCTACTGTTGTCAGTCATCTGATCCAACAGGTTTTGGCTGAGGATCCCTATCATCGGGGTGATGGCTTGGGAAAAGCGCCAGCCTGAGTTTGGTTCATGAGCTCGCCATTCTCAGGCAGACCGTCGAAGCACTCAATCAGCGTGTAGCTCAACTTGAAGAGGCAGCCTTGTGTTCGTCCCAACCAGCTACCTCATCTGCTCTCATTTCCCCCCCGAGAGAAAAGTTCCCTTGCAAGCAAAGTTCCCCTCGCAACTCGGGTTCTGAGGGTACAGAGGCAGTTCTTTCTGATCTGTCTGAAAAGTGGCTGAGTACAGCCGATGCTTTTCGGGCGCTGGGAGGGGATCCTGAAGACCCCAACTCGACCATTTCCAGCCTGGATGGCACTCGGTCAGTTAGGTTCAACACCTTTCGCCTGTGGCAGTCTTCCGAGTCCTATGAGGCATTTGGGTTAGAACTCAACCGCCGTCGCCGTCTTAGCAAAAAGCCCTGCCTGCGTTTCTTGCCTCAAGAGATATCTACAGTCCATGCAGCTGGAGCTGACGGAGAATCCGCCTAGCCTTGCACCATCCCTCTCAAGCAGTTTTACGGGAGCGTCGCTTCTGCTTCCGAGGAGGAGGGGGAGAGGGCTGAACAAAAAGGTGCCGCACCAGATCACTGGGTAGGGGCTGATGAAAAAGGTAACCTTGGGCAAATTTGCAGCCTAATTCCTTAAGGCAAGCATATTGCTCCGAGGTTTCCACCCCTTCTGCAATCACCTGTAGATTTAAATCGTGAGCAAGGTTAATAATGGCTTGAATCAGCTCCTGACTTTGTTGGTCACCGTTCAGCTCCTGAATGAAGAAAGGATCTATCTTAAGAGCAGAAATGGGGAGTTGGTTGAGCTGATGTAAGGAGCAAAAGCCAGAGCCAAAGTTATCAACATTAAAGGTTATTTGCTTGGATTTAAGCTTCGCCAGTCTAAGTTGTGTCATTTTGCTAAACATCATCATCGTATCTTCGGTGATCTCCAACATCAGTTGGTTAGCGGGGAAATGCATCATGTCTAAAATTGAGGTTAGTCGTTGGACGAAATCCTCCTGTTCCAGTTGTAGAGGAGACAAATTCACGCACAGCGACAAGGGAGAGGAGGGCATGAAAACATCCTGCCACTGCAACACCTTTTGACAAGCTGTTTCCAGAACCCACCAGCCAATCTCTAAAGCCAAGCCAGAATGTTCGGCAATTCGCCAGAACTGACGGGGAGAAAGAAGACCCAGTCGTGGATGTTCCCATCTCAGCAGGGCTTCAAAGCCAATCAGCTTCTCTGAATCTAGTGAGAGAATGCCGTGGTAATACACCTTTAATTCTTGTCGATGGATTGCCTCTCTAAGCTCCAGAACTTCGTCATCCTCTAATTCAGGAGGATTGATGAATTCAATTTTTGTAGAATTCTGCTTCTGCTTTAGGGGCATTTGTTCTACTAGCGAGAGATTATTATCAGAACCTGGGGAGCTGTGGCGCACACCATTAGGCGACGGAGAAGATGAATTAGAAAATAGCTCTTCCTCGGAACTCACTATCGGCATTTCATTCAAGGGAACGGCAACTTCAAGTACCGTAACGTGCCCTCTGAGAACTGATTTTTCCGAAGAATCTCGATAGGCGGTCAAGTATTCTTGCACCAAAATGGCTTGCCCGGTCGAGCTGACCAGTCGATATCGCAAAGACTCACTTCGGTAATCAGTCGCTTCTAGATTTCTCTGGCCTTTCAGAACACCCAGCCTGGCTTGATGCACCCTTTGCCGATCTTCGGGATGAACAGCTTCATTCCAAAAAAGATGACTGGTCAAGTAGTGCTGCATAGGGTACCCCAGCAGAGACTCTATGGATTCACTGATACTGTTCAGCATCAGAGTTCGCCCATCTGCTTCCCATAGGATCCCTGGCAAGCTATTGAGCAGCTGGCCGTAGCTCTCTTGTAGCCTTTGCAGCTGAGTCTCACAGCGATGTCGCTGGATACCGACGCTAGCCAATTGAATGATCTCTTCGATCAGTTGCCAATTTTCTGAGTCGGGAGCCTCCTTGGAACTGCTGAACAAAGCCAAAAGCCCAACGACAGCCCCATCCTCATCCAAAGCAAAGATTGGAAAAACCCAGCAAGTAGATAATCCTGAGGAGATGGCCCAGTCCCAATGGCTCCAGGTCTGTTCTCCCTGTGGGATGTCCATTTGGATGATCGGTTCACCGTTCCTGTAGACAGTCCAGAAAATGTTGTTACAGGACACCTGAAGAGATTGGCGAAGTGCACGCTGGTAACTAGGGGGCAGATGTGGCGAGGGAATAGGATTTAGCGTTCCCCCCTCGCTTCCATTCTCATCTTCCAGGATCAACGCTCCCAAGACAGAAGGGATCCGGGTTTGGAGGACTTGGAGCAGGCTGTTGCTGAACTCCAGCAAAGGGATCCCTAGCGCGACCATGGCAGAAAGCTGGTCTAGCTCGTATAGGCTAGAGGACACCTCTTGGGCAACTTCTTGTGAGGAAGTAGAAAGGC contains:
- a CDS encoding U32 family peptidase encodes the protein MSASVETASSLRASAQLGGLPLLLAPAGDWDCAKAAVENGADAIYFGLERFNARMRARNFTEADLPELMAWLHQRGVRGYVTFNTLVFPSELTEAEGYIRSIVAAGVDAAIVQDIGMVRLIRHLSPDFPVHASTQMTITSGVGAEFAEQLGCELVVLARECSLKEIDKIRTHLAQKGSALPLEVFVHGALCVAYSGQCLTSESLGGRSANRGECAQACRMPYDLVVDGIRRDLGEKRYLLSPQDLAGLEVLPELVKAGIHCLKIEGRLKSPEYVANVTRVYRQALDALGAEQPWRLSRQDRYELEMSFSRGLYTGWFRGINNQELVHARFGKKRGVYLGQVLGILPNQVEIRLEAPLKAGDGVVFDQGQPDWPEQGGRVYRIEQRQGRAFLSFGQGDIDLKRIQVGDHLWKTSDPELEKRLRQSYAGEHPHFQRPIHIEVHGQAGSLLTLILRDEQGHTVQVDSPMPLVPAHRQPLSTEKLREQLGRLGATPFQLGSLHNCLEGAVMLPVSALNQMRREAVEQLQVLRAQPQRWQLKPEAHWQDLLPTLASRTDALEGSEMGSPELSVLVRDPAQLQAVLESGIQQIYLEFEDPRRYREVISASKTLHPELHLWVAPPRITKPGETWILKQVLAAGADGYLVRNYDHLEFFKDKQCIGDFSLNVANPITANYLKARYNLERLTASYDLNHEQLGSLLKAGPAHWYEVTIHQHVPMFHMEHCVFCAFLSEGTDYTNCGRPCEKHEVKLRDRANVEHILKADAGCRNTLYNGKAQTGADHVHKLLDLGLRYVRVEFLNEAPAQVKQTLRSYQQLLQGKLSGSQLWRVLKLQSQLGVTRGSLED
- the sixA gene encoding phosphohistidine phosphatase SixA produces the protein MVSEVEHSDEHHNAAEIKNSLEALSVDFIRHGIAEEPQAEMEDAFRALTDEGRKRCRKIARQLKEMGWKWNLILTSPLVRARQTAEIFSDEGLTKSVEVFEPLAPGGSFADLVRWQTQQDPLTSLASVGHQPDLSLWVQAAIGLCPTNSHTQAITLKKAGLAQVRFLEGRIDYRQGSLTLLLSPKVLLR
- a CDS encoding lytic transglycosylase domain-containing protein, whose product is MEILTNNKRLWAGLATGVLMTGSALGGAIWGSWQADGDYRSQAGPLEVASSPLDASQLPVSSTTAFLQAYAALQAGQAESALRHLEGLEDSLPVLTDEIWKLRAQAYETLRDKETAQGVWWPKVLEEYPNSPVAAYALWGMGRADELRQQFPTHPVTGRALKYLLGLSPERYDLLRDLAQHHPQTSGLTPLLDRWRQAQEGSLSSADWQIIADAYWEQREYGKAARAYGRAPATSQNLYRWGRSHQISREFPQAIAAYQALLAQFPDGPDASLTRRRLADLSDLPTAIELLKQVGSGSDKEAPEALLSLSQLYDRNASPQSAQATRQALWDRFPHSEAAANAAWTIAWNQAQAGNLNSAIAIAQQVGSGQRDTEMGAQLLYWAGKWREQQGDAEAARQTYQLVLNQFPHTYYGWRSAVQLGWPVGDFGSGRKAVEVDFEPVRLPLPDVSDATQTLHLIGARQLAWERWQGETPVQRDPRQMSITERFVTGILRNSAGEHLRGINQVTALRFSEDPDPMLDTLKQRQDFWQAIYPLHYYANPDNSWGGDPYTQSGMARWSRQFNLNPLMVASLIRQESRFEPEIVSVSGALGLMQVMPATGQWIAQQIGLAQYSLTNPADNLYLGSWYLDYTHRTYQDNTMLALASYNGGPGNVGRWLNQYGLTDPDLFVEQIPFAETRGYVKSVFGNYWNYWQLYTQEGRTLVSQRL
- a CDS encoding AI-2E family transporter, which translates into the protein MTISVSSVALVVATGMLLLLLWQLRSLVLTVMIAVVVAAALAPLVDMAERMRIPRWLAVVVVYLSLIAGITGLALLIGPTVVTQTERLLVKLPSYLERLQLLVDTWITDLAGVDPAVIDYLNQVLNPQSITAWAIRSGQQLLVQSYDFTRGLLGALLTTLLTIFISGYMLVSGSGLIQGLVELFPYPWNERLAQQVHPMAQRMGGYIQGRVLVSAILGVMITVSLRFLGLSEFAIALGVIAGFTNLIPFIGPVLGSLPALVVAIVQGGWTFLWVLILYVAIQNLETYVLDPLLVGSSVRVKPLYQLLAVLGGTQLLGIIGAVIVPPWVAGAAVLLENLYLKPKQEAETQAKLHPDPSHPYASAPPASAGNGHLVSEQDVQGAGFEEIPAVSPGSQESEEADLPLSGRKG